A window from Leptothermofonsia sichuanensis E412 encodes these proteins:
- a CDS encoding VOC family protein, with amino-acid sequence MTASANFPAPTRPAITPHLVVSDANAAIDFYQRAFNAVERYRMHTPGRNSIMHAELTIGNSPIYLNDEFPEYGSVSPLALQGSPVTLHLTVDDADAWFERAVSAGATVTMPLENMFWGDRYGKLVDPFGHHWSISCPVEELSPEEINRRTEAAFR; translated from the coding sequence ATGACTGCTTCAGCAAACTTCCCTGCTCCAACCAGGCCAGCGATCACTCCTCACCTGGTCGTATCGGATGCAAATGCGGCAATTGATTTCTATCAGCGAGCATTTAATGCCGTAGAACGATACCGGATGCACACCCCCGGTAGGAACTCCATCATGCATGCGGAATTAACGATTGGGAATTCCCCGATTTACCTGAATGATGAATTTCCGGAGTATGGCAGTGTATCGCCCCTGGCACTTCAAGGTTCACCCGTAACCCTTCACCTGACGGTGGATGATGCGGATGCCTGGTTTGAACGGGCGGTGAGTGCAGGTGCGACTGTGACAATGCCACTGGAAAATATGTTCTGGGGCGATCGCTATGGCAAACTGGTCGATCCTTTTGGTCACCATTGGTCTATTTCCTGCCCGGTTGAAGAATTATCTCCCGAAGAAATCAACAGGCGTACAGAAGCCGCATTCAGATAA
- the psb30 gene encoding photosystem II reaction center protein Ycf12/Psb30, translating into MSFVNDLLNVFGGINFEAIVQLTMLAAIVIAGPAVIFLLAARGGDL; encoded by the coding sequence ATGAGTTTTGTTAATGACCTGCTCAATGTATTCGGCGGGATTAATTTTGAAGCGATTGTTCAGTTAACCATGTTAGCTGCCATTGTCATTGCTGGGCCTGCTGTGATTTTCCTGCTTGCCGCACGCGGCGGGGATTTGTAG
- a CDS encoding RNA recognition motif domain-containing protein, with product MSIYIGNLSYQVTEAEVTAVFAEYGSVKRVQLPTDRETGRMRGFGFVEMGTDAEEQAAIDALDGAEWMGRDLKVNKAKPRENRNSFGNGKQRRDSFSRSY from the coding sequence ATGTCAATTTATATTGGTAACCTGTCCTATCAGGTTACAGAAGCTGAGGTAACCGCTGTTTTTGCTGAGTATGGTTCTGTCAAGCGGGTTCAGCTTCCTACTGATCGTGAAACTGGTCGGATGCGCGGTTTTGGTTTCGTTGAAATGGGCACAGATGCCGAAGAGCAGGCTGCAATTGATGCACTGGATGGGGCTGAATGGATGGGGCGTGATCTGAAGGTCAACAAAGCAAAGCCCCGCGAAAACAGAAATTCCTTCGGCAATGGTAAGCAGAGACGGGATAGCTTCTCTCGAAGCTACTAG
- a CDS encoding YkgJ family cysteine cluster protein: MATWQCVKNCGACCHLDPAERPELAEYLSPQELDLYLSMVGDGGWCVYFDHGTRECRIYPDRPRFCRVEAPVFQEMFGIEPEELNDFAIDCCRQQIEAVYGDRSLEMLRFGREVGFLPGME, translated from the coding sequence ATGGCGACATGGCAATGTGTGAAGAACTGCGGTGCCTGTTGTCACCTGGATCCCGCTGAACGACCTGAGCTGGCGGAGTACCTTTCCCCCCAGGAGTTAGACCTTTACCTGAGTATGGTGGGTGACGGGGGCTGGTGTGTTTATTTTGACCATGGCACTCGTGAGTGCCGTATTTATCCTGATCGCCCGCGCTTCTGCCGGGTTGAAGCACCTGTATTCCAGGAAATGTTTGGGATTGAGCCAGAAGAGTTGAATGATTTTGCGATTGACTGTTGCCGGCAGCAAATTGAGGCCGTCTATGGCGATCGCAGCCTGGAAATGCTGCGATTTGGGCGTGAAGTCGGTTTCCTGCCGGGGATGGAGTGA
- a CDS encoding DUF6765 family protein, with product MQIDFHHGVTYVCARLAGFEHPAASVIAYAAQYVDDAINAGTIRFDNGAMFDRISSAHKMLDYRNFQELANYQVWIPFHFLPGNGGLPAGQDPGGTFIDKLICCPNSYVAQEMVRECILRQDAAYGLYRLGITMHVYADTWAHQGFAGVNHRVNEARSLVDGDGLPDRALVNRLKGFFIGEALPLGHGAVLSNPDKPFLRWGYTNGRGEKISRDNPKDFLEAADCLCRVMRRYRSGDPDATVPGLPEPDKALIATLFQTITDNSGTMRHQQWVAAIAAGKFSFGPAGITYIAKGKGSWKHEALGTRDEVERNEIYHYDPSFLTSHWKLFHDALQAHHFYITHELLPRYGICVA from the coding sequence ATGCAAATAGACTTTCACCATGGCGTGACCTATGTATGTGCCCGTTTGGCGGGTTTTGAGCATCCAGCAGCCAGTGTGATTGCTTATGCGGCCCAATATGTGGATGATGCCATCAATGCAGGCACCATCCGATTCGATAACGGAGCCATGTTTGACCGGATCAGCTCTGCCCATAAGATGCTGGATTATCGAAACTTTCAGGAACTGGCAAACTACCAGGTCTGGATTCCGTTCCACTTTTTACCGGGAAACGGAGGGTTACCAGCGGGGCAAGATCCAGGCGGTACCTTTATTGACAAGTTAATCTGTTGCCCCAATAGCTATGTCGCTCAGGAGATGGTGAGAGAGTGCATCCTTCGCCAGGATGCTGCTTATGGGTTATATCGACTGGGCATTACCATGCACGTTTATGCGGATACCTGGGCGCATCAGGGCTTTGCTGGGGTTAATCATCGGGTGAATGAAGCCCGCAGTTTAGTCGATGGTGACGGTTTGCCCGATCGCGCCCTGGTGAATCGGTTAAAAGGATTTTTTATTGGTGAAGCATTGCCCCTGGGGCATGGGGCTGTTTTGAGCAACCCCGATAAGCCCTTTCTCCGCTGGGGCTATACCAATGGACGGGGGGAAAAAATCAGCCGGGATAATCCCAAAGACTTCCTGGAAGCGGCAGATTGCCTGTGTCGGGTCATGCGACGGTATCGTTCAGGTGACCCGGATGCCACAGTACCCGGATTGCCTGAACCTGATAAAGCCCTGATCGCCACCCTGTTTCAGACCATTACAGACAATAGTGGAACCATGCGCCATCAACAATGGGTAGCGGCGATAGCAGCGGGCAAGTTCAGTTTTGGTCCAGCAGGGATCACCTATATTGCTAAGGGCAAGGGATCCTGGAAGCATGAGGCCCTGGGGACCAGGGATGAAGTAGAGCGCAATGAGATCTATCACTATGACCCCAGTTTCCTGACCAGCCACTGGAAACTTTTCCATGATGCCTTGCAGGCACATCATTTCTATATCACCCATGAGTTGCTGCCCAGATATGGAATCTGTGTGGCTTAG
- a CDS encoding pentapeptide repeat-containing protein, giving the protein MNRKILGTTILMAALALGSSATAANPDHVRRLLNTNACPNCDLSGADLRRANLRGADLRNADLRYADLRGADLRGANLKGANLYGIRR; this is encoded by the coding sequence ATGAATCGAAAAATTCTTGGAACGACTATATTAATGGCAGCCCTTGCCCTGGGTAGCTCTGCCACTGCCGCAAATCCAGACCACGTCAGACGGTTACTCAATACCAATGCCTGTCCTAACTGTGACTTGAGTGGAGCAGATCTGCGCCGGGCGAATCTCAGAGGGGCGGACCTCCGAAATGCAGATTTAAGATATGCCGACCTGCGAGGAGCAGATTTGAGGGGTGCTAACCTGAAAGGTGCCAATCTTTACGGAATCCGTCGCTGA
- a CDS encoding sugar transferase, with protein sequence MTAESQLISGKSVRSLIRRGLLPALSIALDGEFSKRLFDILFSLTVLIVFSPVYLFLMLLIALSSPGPVFYVQKRMGRNFKPFGCIKFRTMVPNADEVLYEIMETSPRLRQEFRKNFKLKRDPRITWIGRFLRMTSLDEFPQFLNVLKGDMSVVGPRPVVYEELERYGRHAERVFSIRPGITGLWQVSGRNDIPYPRRVQIDIYYVNFRSFIMDLWIVFKTIGVIIFPKDNGAY encoded by the coding sequence ATGACTGCCGAAAGCCAACTCATTTCCGGCAAATCTGTTCGTTCGTTGATTCGGCGAGGGTTGCTCCCTGCGCTTTCAATTGCTCTTGATGGAGAATTTTCTAAGCGACTGTTCGATATTCTGTTTTCCCTGACGGTTCTGATCGTCTTTTCTCCGGTCTATCTGTTTTTGATGCTGCTGATTGCTTTAAGTTCTCCCGGTCCTGTTTTCTATGTGCAGAAACGGATGGGACGCAACTTCAAACCGTTTGGTTGTATTAAATTCAGAACAATGGTTCCGAATGCGGATGAAGTCCTGTACGAAATCATGGAGACCTCACCTCGCCTGCGTCAGGAATTTCGGAAAAACTTCAAACTGAAACGGGACCCCAGGATTACCTGGATTGGGCGCTTCCTGAGGATGACCAGTCTGGATGAGTTTCCTCAATTTCTGAATGTGCTCAAGGGGGATATGAGCGTTGTAGGTCCTCGCCCGGTCGTGTATGAAGAACTGGAACGCTATGGCAGACATGCCGAAAGGGTATTCAGCATCCGACCAGGGATTACGGGGCTATGGCAGGTATCAGGGCGGAATGACATTCCCTACCCCAGGCGGGTTCAGATTGATATTTATTACGTCAATTTCCGCAGCTTCATCATGGATTTGTGGATTGTCTTTAAGACGATTGGGGTTATCATTTTCCCAAAAGATAATGGTGCCTATTGA
- a CDS encoding zinc-dependent dehydrogenase, translated as MKAQVFRGVNQLSYEEIPMPEIAPDEVLVQVKVVGLCQSDIKKIRYPLYEPPRVFGHETAGTIAAIGSEVKGWQVGDRVIVLHHIPCMHCAYCLNDNFSMCDVYKNITTTAGFAPSGGGFAEYVKVPGHIVRNGGLMTIPEDVTFEQASFVEPTNCCLKAVKKAQVQPGQTVLITGAGPIGLMFIMLVKHFGARAIATDLIPSRINKALEVGADAAFDARDPDLAARVHAMTDGIGADTSLLAVPSEKAFFQALDCTRKGGKILFFAEFPDEVEIPINPNILYRREIDLMGSYSSSFRVQRLAAEIVFNRRIDVDALVSDRYPLKDLAIAVEQAVAPTPETYKILIYP; from the coding sequence ATGAAAGCGCAGGTGTTTCGGGGAGTCAATCAGCTCAGTTACGAAGAGATTCCAATGCCAGAGATTGCACCAGATGAGGTTCTGGTGCAGGTAAAGGTGGTTGGATTGTGTCAGTCAGATATTAAAAAAATTCGCTATCCACTCTATGAGCCACCCCGTGTTTTTGGGCATGAAACCGCTGGCACGATCGCCGCTATTGGTTCTGAGGTAAAAGGCTGGCAGGTGGGAGATCGAGTCATTGTCCTGCATCATATCCCCTGTATGCACTGTGCCTACTGCCTGAATGACAACTTTTCCATGTGCGATGTCTATAAGAACATCACGACTACTGCCGGTTTTGCCCCCAGTGGGGGTGGTTTTGCCGAATATGTGAAGGTGCCAGGGCATATCGTGCGCAATGGTGGCTTGATGACGATTCCAGAGGATGTGACCTTTGAACAAGCCAGCTTTGTTGAGCCAACGAACTGCTGTCTGAAAGCAGTCAAAAAAGCACAGGTGCAACCCGGTCAAACCGTTTTGATTACGGGGGCAGGCCCCATCGGACTGATGTTTATTATGCTGGTGAAACACTTTGGGGCACGGGCGATCGCCACTGACCTGATTCCCAGCCGCATTAATAAAGCCCTGGAAGTTGGTGCTGATGCTGCTTTTGATGCTCGTGATCCCGATCTGGCTGCCAGAGTCCATGCCATGACTGATGGCATTGGGGCAGATACCAGCTTGCTGGCAGTTCCCAGTGAAAAAGCCTTCTTCCAGGCACTCGACTGCACCCGCAAAGGTGGCAAGATTCTGTTCTTTGCCGAATTTCCTGATGAGGTTGAAATTCCCATCAATCCCAATATTCTCTACCGCCGTGAGATTGATTTAATGGGCAGCTACAGTTCTTCCTTCCGCGTCCAGCGATTAGCGGCAGAGATTGTGTTTAACCGGCGAATTGATGTGGATGCCCTGGTGAGCGATCGCTACCCCCTCAAGGATCTGGCGATCGCGGTAGAGCAGGCAGTTGCTCCCACGCCTGAAACCTATAAGATTTTAATTTATCCTTAA
- a CDS encoding glycosyltransferase encodes MSGNGEWHEHSAGDSLLADLNIALVHEWLTPKATGGSELVVQEILKWLDADLYALIDFESTNPESYLFKRTIGTTFLQHFPWAQNGVQKYLPFLPLAIEQLDLREYDIILSSSHLVAKGVLTGAQQLHVCYCHAPMRYAWDLTFDYLASSRMGKGLPGVLTRYLLHRLRQWDVLTANRVDYFIANSKSTARRIWRCYRRPAKVIYPPVDVQRFALQSQKQDFYLTVSRLVSYKKIALIVRAFNQLGLPLVVIGSGPELNQIRQLAHSNVQVLGWQPDAVVEEYMGQAKAFVYAAFEDFGIAPVEAQACGTPVIAYGAGGTLETVRDVRQEGENGTGILFHQQTEAALMETIILFEQYQKILNPEVLRSHALSFRPEVFKDHYCAFLKQCYEEFQTASRL; translated from the coding sequence GTGAGTGGGAATGGAGAATGGCACGAACATTCTGCTGGAGATTCACTCCTGGCAGATTTGAACATTGCTCTGGTGCATGAGTGGTTGACCCCAAAGGCAACCGGCGGATCGGAACTGGTTGTGCAGGAAATTTTGAAATGGCTGGACGCTGACCTCTACGCCCTGATTGACTTTGAGTCTACCAATCCAGAGAGTTACCTGTTTAAGCGCACGATTGGTACCACATTCTTGCAACACTTTCCGTGGGCACAAAATGGCGTCCAGAAGTATTTGCCCTTTTTACCGCTGGCGATCGAACAGCTTGACCTGCGGGAATACGACATTATTCTTTCGTCCTCTCATTTAGTGGCAAAGGGGGTTCTTACCGGAGCACAGCAACTCCATGTGTGTTATTGCCATGCCCCCATGCGCTACGCCTGGGATCTGACCTTTGACTACCTGGCAAGTAGCCGAATGGGAAAAGGACTACCGGGAGTGCTGACCCGCTACCTGCTGCATCGTTTGCGTCAGTGGGATGTACTCACGGCGAATCGAGTAGATTATTTCATTGCCAATTCCAAAAGTACGGCGCGGCGAATCTGGCGGTGCTATCGTCGCCCGGCAAAGGTCATTTATCCACCCGTAGACGTTCAACGATTTGCCTTGCAATCGCAAAAACAGGATTTTTATCTGACAGTATCGCGGCTGGTTAGCTATAAAAAGATTGCACTGATTGTCAGGGCATTTAATCAATTGGGGCTGCCATTAGTTGTGATTGGAAGTGGTCCTGAACTGAACCAGATTCGCCAGCTTGCTCACTCGAATGTGCAGGTTTTGGGCTGGCAACCAGATGCGGTGGTTGAGGAATATATGGGGCAGGCAAAAGCATTTGTTTATGCAGCGTTTGAAGACTTTGGGATTGCACCAGTAGAAGCCCAGGCCTGCGGCACGCCTGTGATTGCCTATGGGGCTGGAGGAACCTTAGAGACAGTGCGGGATGTTCGTCAGGAGGGCGAGAATGGCACCGGAATTCTCTTCCATCAACAAACTGAAGCCGCATTGATGGAAACCATTATTTTGTTTGAACAGTATCAGAAAATACTGAATCCAGAGGTGCTGCGATCGCACGCCCTTTCCTTTCGTCCCGAAGTCTTTAAAGATCACTATTGCGCTTTCCTGAAACAGTGCTACGAAGAGTTTCAAACTGCGTCTCGACTATGA
- a CDS encoding O-linked N-acetylglucosamine transferase, SPINDLY family protein, which translates to MMVDRVPVEVLDQQRQAEACLREGDYAQAADLFQWLIEAEPQAKEHCWKLGLTMLLQGQEAEAQTVWMLAMVDGNTDQIQQWTMDLFSVLRAEAERREAAGEYSVAWGIRQHMREIDPADLTNLLHLVCLLFQLDAFTIESLMDLGVLPLLQAEGTRVPVDSDLLSRVLKHLLAIAPFEVVTVDFAAACLKASSDPLEIVLLLMHRAIEIGNNLGNPQAAIQYIKLCLEVLPDDLAILGHLAHFYQNANQHAEGIEVARRYCTLARALPDQIFGAFVMLRSLLRAGGYWDTIFPIFDHQDTLIADLSTTQTDPLDPNTILQLTTSTFCQPYIRDSLAQNRLTQNRLMKVCQSSVQSYARDRIATYQQGFAARTSQRDATRPLRIGYVSHCMRRHSVGWLSRWLFEHHDRERFHLYGYFWNAQEPVWDTLQQWFMQHVHQARILGRDSQEIANRIFEDEIDILVDLDSITADVVCEVMMLKPAPIQVTWLGWDASGIPAIDYYIADPYVLPDGADDHYVETIWRLPQTYIAVDGFEVGVPSLRREQLEIPADAVIYWSGQSAYKRHPDTVRSQLKIIKMVPNSYFLIKGINNQGSIQQSFLQVAAEVGVDPSRLRFLNDVAEEQTHRANLSIADVVLDTYPYNGATTTLETLWMGIPMVTRVGEHFSSRNSYTMMMNAGITEGIAWNHEDYVKWGVRLGQDADLRKQITWKLWQSRRNSPLWNARTFTREMENAYEQMWEIYSCRHSNPDV; encoded by the coding sequence ATGATGGTTGACAGGGTTCCTGTTGAGGTACTGGATCAGCAGCGGCAGGCAGAGGCATGTTTGAGAGAAGGGGACTATGCTCAGGCGGCAGACCTTTTCCAATGGCTGATTGAGGCGGAGCCGCAAGCGAAAGAGCATTGCTGGAAATTGGGATTAACGATGCTTCTGCAAGGGCAGGAAGCGGAAGCTCAGACTGTCTGGATGCTGGCAATGGTGGATGGCAACACTGACCAGATACAGCAGTGGACGATGGACCTGTTCTCCGTTTTACGGGCAGAGGCTGAACGGCGAGAAGCGGCTGGTGAGTATTCGGTCGCCTGGGGAATTCGTCAGCACATGCGAGAAATTGACCCCGCTGATCTGACCAATCTTCTCCATCTGGTGTGCCTGCTGTTTCAGTTGGATGCTTTTACAATCGAGAGCTTGATGGATCTGGGGGTGCTTCCCCTGCTTCAGGCAGAAGGTACCAGGGTACCCGTTGATTCAGATTTACTTTCGCGGGTGCTCAAGCATCTTTTAGCGATCGCGCCTTTCGAAGTCGTGACGGTTGATTTTGCAGCCGCCTGTTTGAAGGCCAGCTCTGACCCTCTGGAAATTGTGCTGCTGCTGATGCATCGGGCAATTGAGATTGGCAACAACCTGGGCAATCCCCAGGCCGCCATCCAATACATCAAACTTTGCCTGGAAGTGCTGCCAGATGATCTGGCAATTTTGGGTCATCTGGCACACTTTTACCAGAACGCGAACCAGCACGCAGAAGGGATTGAAGTCGCAAGACGATACTGCACGCTGGCACGGGCACTGCCTGATCAAATCTTTGGAGCGTTTGTCATGCTGCGATCGCTCCTCCGGGCGGGCGGTTACTGGGACACCATTTTCCCAATCTTTGACCATCAGGACACCTTAATTGCAGACCTGAGCACTACCCAGACTGACCCGCTTGACCCCAATACGATTCTGCAACTGACGACCTCTACCTTCTGCCAGCCCTACATCCGCGACTCCCTGGCTCAAAACCGTCTGACCCAGAATCGCCTGATGAAGGTATGCCAGTCCAGTGTGCAGTCTTACGCCCGCGATCGCATCGCCACTTATCAGCAGGGGTTTGCTGCCAGAACCAGTCAACGGGATGCCACCCGCCCGCTTCGTATTGGCTATGTGTCTCACTGTATGCGGCGGCACTCAGTGGGTTGGTTAAGCCGCTGGTTGTTTGAACATCATGATCGGGAGCGGTTTCATCTCTATGGATACTTTTGGAATGCTCAGGAACCCGTGTGGGATACCCTGCAACAGTGGTTCATGCAGCATGTCCACCAGGCCAGGATATTAGGCAGGGACAGTCAGGAGATTGCTAATCGTATTTTTGAAGATGAAATTGATATTCTGGTTGACCTGGACAGCATCACGGCTGACGTTGTCTGCGAGGTCATGATGTTGAAACCTGCGCCAATACAGGTGACCTGGTTAGGCTGGGATGCGTCTGGAATTCCGGCAATCGATTACTATATTGCCGATCCCTATGTTTTGCCCGATGGTGCCGACGATCATTACGTGGAAACTATCTGGCGCTTACCCCAGACTTACATTGCAGTCGATGGGTTTGAGGTCGGTGTGCCCAGCCTGCGGCGTGAACAGTTAGAAATCCCCGCAGATGCTGTGATTTACTGGAGTGGACAGAGTGCTTACAAGCGGCATCCGGACACCGTGCGATCGCAACTGAAAATCATTAAAATGGTTCCAAATAGTTATTTCCTGATTAAAGGGATCAACAATCAAGGCTCCATCCAGCAATCCTTTCTGCAAGTGGCGGCTGAAGTTGGCGTGGACCCGTCGCGCCTGCGGTTTTTGAACGATGTGGCAGAGGAGCAAACCCATCGGGCAAATCTGAGCATTGCAGATGTTGTCCTGGACACTTACCCTTACAACGGTGCAACCACCACGCTAGAAACTTTGTGGATGGGCATTCCTATGGTGACACGGGTAGGGGAGCACTTTTCCAGTCGCAACAGCTACACCATGATGATGAATGCAGGCATCACGGAGGGCATTGCCTGGAACCATGAAGACTATGTGAAGTGGGGAGTCCGGCTGGGTCAAGATGCTGACCTGCGGAAACAAATTACCTGGAAACTATGGCAGTCGCGTCGAAACTCTCCCCTGTGGAATGCCAGGACGTTCACACGAGAAATGGAGAATGCCTATGAGCAGATGTGGGAAATCTATAGCTGTCGCCACTCAAACCCTGATGTTTAA
- a CDS encoding chloride channel protein, producing MNVVPSFHQLLTPKRLAILEAVLIGLVAAIAAVSLKRGIDWLGGWRLQESLIAPAWLLLPAVGLAGGLLAGILVDWIAPEASGSGVPQVKAALAHVPLALNLRVALVKLVSTLLTLSSGFVLGRQGPTVQVGAALAAQLSRWVPASPDHQRQLLAAGAAAGLAAGFDAPIAGVMFVIEELLQDVSSLTLGTAILASFTGGVVSRVLGGPGLRLGFDPLRHQTDFSLHQIPFLLLLGVLAGGFAALFNRGIVTTLRFSRRQVRLSLPIKIGLAGLISGLTAALLPPVFRDTNHLQMFLTVGNADWTMTIGAFVFQFVLTLVACSAETPGGLFIPSLILGAALGHLVGMAEDTLLAGQGQPVLYGLTGMGAFFGAVAKVPVTALVIVFEMTTNFNMVLPLMIASVTAYLVAEWLAPGSLYTHLLELKGIHLELGTVSDGLWARLKAADVMQKTVETLSSQMSLDEVVQAFSRSHHRGFPVVDEGKLVGIVTQSDLDKIAQRKLPGTALLQEIMTPHPITVHSGDTLSHVLYLLSRYKLSRLPVVDHRRLVGIITRSDILRVESDKLRGGADPIKPRAEPSYVVYQTRSPATGQGKILLPLSNPQTAPGLLKLALAIARERNYEVECLQVISVPRHSSPAQVGVNTAASRRLLAHAARQAKNWRIPFHSQIRATHSVSQAILETVQEEHVDMLLMGWKGSTSTPGRIFGDVVDTVIRQAACDVVLVKLGEDWADVEHETTETTALSQASVHTLIHWMRLKRWLIPIAGGPNSQYAITLLPALVSLTQNPEIRLCQVFPRTKAPLNIHTLEADAAFLRQRLHNPVTMIPVCSDSVAEAVIDMAQKDQCDVIVLGASREGLLQQAIHGNIPEAIARHSQCTVILVRKAIS from the coding sequence GTGAACGTCGTCCCGTCCTTTCATCAACTCCTCACGCCCAAACGGCTGGCAATTTTAGAGGCTGTTCTAATTGGGTTGGTAGCTGCGATCGCAGCCGTTTCCCTGAAGCGGGGCATTGACTGGCTGGGCGGATGGCGATTACAGGAATCCTTGATTGCCCCAGCATGGTTGCTTTTGCCAGCCGTTGGTCTGGCAGGTGGATTGCTGGCAGGGATCCTGGTTGACTGGATTGCCCCAGAAGCCAGCGGTAGTGGTGTCCCCCAGGTCAAGGCGGCTCTGGCCCATGTGCCCCTTGCCCTCAACCTGCGGGTTGCCCTGGTCAAACTGGTCAGTACCCTGTTGACACTGAGCAGTGGTTTTGTCCTGGGCAGACAGGGACCTACTGTCCAGGTTGGAGCAGCCCTTGCCGCCCAGCTCAGTCGGTGGGTACCGGCATCGCCAGATCATCAACGACAACTCCTGGCCGCAGGGGCAGCCGCTGGCCTGGCTGCCGGGTTTGATGCTCCCATCGCCGGGGTGATGTTTGTGATTGAGGAACTGCTTCAGGATGTGTCCAGCCTGACCCTGGGGACGGCCATCCTGGCCTCGTTTACTGGAGGAGTGGTTTCGCGGGTTCTGGGGGGTCCCGGTTTGAGGTTAGGGTTTGACCCACTGCGACATCAGACTGACTTTTCTCTGCACCAGATCCCCTTTCTGCTGCTGTTGGGCGTTCTGGCAGGAGGATTTGCAGCTCTCTTTAATCGGGGTATTGTGACAACCCTGCGGTTCAGTCGGCGACAGGTGCGCCTCAGTCTACCGATCAAAATTGGGCTGGCCGGACTGATTTCCGGCTTGACGGCAGCCCTGCTACCGCCTGTGTTTCGAGACACCAACCACTTGCAGATGTTTCTGACGGTGGGAAATGCCGACTGGACCATGACCATCGGGGCATTTGTATTCCAGTTTGTCCTGACGCTGGTGGCTTGTAGTGCCGAGACGCCTGGAGGACTATTCATCCCCAGTCTGATTTTGGGAGCCGCTCTGGGGCATCTGGTAGGGATGGCGGAAGATACCCTGCTGGCAGGCCAGGGACAACCTGTCCTCTACGGATTGACAGGCATGGGAGCATTTTTTGGTGCGGTTGCAAAGGTGCCAGTCACGGCGCTCGTGATTGTGTTTGAGATGACCACCAACTTCAATATGGTGCTGCCCTTGATGATTGCTTCCGTGACGGCTTATCTGGTGGCAGAGTGGCTGGCTCCTGGTTCTCTTTATACCCATTTACTGGAATTGAAAGGGATTCATCTGGAATTGGGAACGGTGAGCGATGGACTGTGGGCACGGCTGAAGGCAGCCGATGTGATGCAGAAAACGGTGGAAACCCTTTCCAGCCAGATGAGTCTGGATGAGGTAGTGCAGGCATTTTCCCGATCGCATCATCGCGGGTTTCCAGTGGTAGATGAGGGCAAACTGGTGGGCATTGTGACTCAATCCGATCTGGATAAGATTGCTCAACGGAAATTACCGGGCACCGCTCTACTACAGGAAATCATGACTCCGCACCCCATTACCGTGCATTCAGGCGACACCCTGAGTCATGTGCTCTACTTACTCTCCCGTTACAAGCTTTCCCGGTTGCCCGTAGTCGATCATCGCAGACTGGTGGGGATCATCACCCGCAGTGATATTTTACGAGTAGAGTCTGATAAATTGCGGGGGGGGGCTGACCCGATCAAGCCCCGGGCGGAGCCTTCCTACGTGGTCTACCAGACACGATCGCCCGCCACAGGACAGGGCAAAATTCTATTGCCGTTGAGTAATCCCCAAACAGCACCAGGATTGTTAAAGCTGGCCCTGGCGATCGCCCGCGAACGGAACTACGAAGTGGAATGTTTGCAGGTCATTTCCGTCCCTCGTCACAGTTCTCCGGCTCAAGTAGGGGTGAACACGGCTGCCAGCCGTCGTCTCTTAGCCCACGCCGCCAGGCAGGCAAAAAACTGGCGGATTCCCTTCCACAGCCAGATTCGGGCAACCCATAGTGTGTCCCAGGCAATTTTGGAAACGGTTCAGGAGGAGCACGTCGATATGCTGCTGATGGGCTGGAAAGGCAGCACATCCACCCCTGGGCGCATCTTTGGTGATGTGGTAGACACCGTTATTCGGCAGGCTGCCTGTGATGTCGTGCTGGTGAAATTGGGAGAAGATTGGGCAGACGTTGAGCATGAAACAACGGAGACTACAGCTTTATCCCAGGCATCTGTCCACACGCTGATACACTGGATGCGGCTAAAACGCTGGCTGATTCCGATTGCGGGTGGACCCAATTCTCAGTATGCCATTACCCTGTTGCCAGCCCTGGTGTCCCTGACCCAGAACCCGGAGATTCGGCTGTGCCAGGTATTCCCCCGGACCAAAGCTCCCCTGAATATTCATACCTTAGAAGCTGATGCGGCATTTCTGCGGCAGCGCCTGCACAATCCAGTGACTATGATCCCGGTCTGTTCTGACTCTGTCGCAGAAGCCGTGATTGATATGGCGCAGAAAGACCAGTGTGATGTGATTGTACTGGGAGCCAGCCGGGAAGGGCTGCTGCAACAGGCAATTCATGGCAATATTCCTGAGGCGATCGCCCGTCACTCCCAATGCACAGTAATTCTGGTGAGAAAAGCAATTTCTTGA